In a single window of the Pelagibacterium sp. 26DY04 genome:
- a CDS encoding tripartite tricarboxylate transporter permease, whose product MDVFPLLFDGILQAITPTTLLATLFGVIIGLLIGALPGLGPSAGVAIMLPVAVSLGGVPALACLAGIYYGSMFGGAVTSILLGIPGDPPSVMTVMDGYPMAKNGEAGRALGMSVFASFVGGLIGLLGLVTFSVPIASAALAFGPTEMTAMMVFALSLVSVLGGRNPIKGFVALAIGFWVGMIGLDPIAGPIRFTFGSMELFDGIDFSVVAVGLFGLTAMFTSLNENVTTGLAKFRFSSLFPRIKDAIQSWKDLLQGAVTGFFVGVLPGIGATAATMMAYASSKRMSKTPEKYGTGIVQGIAAPESANNSASYASMIPLFTLGIPGSATTAVMMAGLLMLGLQPGPLLFVNNGDFIWAVFGSFWIGNLMLVFLTLLLTPMLAALLFIATAILYPIVFAIVAFGVFAIDYSMTGLTIALVAAIFGLILIKLDYPPVPLVLGLILGPMLERNIRRTMIQSQGDLTVFIERPIALALFILTILVIAFPIARRMMGRKPNALLEESSSS is encoded by the coding sequence ATGGACGTTTTTCCACTTCTCTTTGACGGCATCTTACAGGCCATCACCCCCACGACTCTGTTGGCAACTCTTTTCGGGGTGATCATCGGTCTTCTCATCGGCGCCTTGCCCGGCCTCGGCCCTTCGGCTGGCGTCGCCATCATGCTGCCGGTCGCCGTCAGTCTCGGCGGCGTGCCCGCTCTGGCCTGCCTTGCCGGCATCTATTACGGCTCGATGTTTGGCGGTGCCGTCACCTCCATCCTCCTGGGCATACCGGGCGATCCGCCATCGGTCATGACCGTGATGGATGGCTATCCCATGGCCAAGAACGGCGAGGCCGGACGCGCTCTGGGGATGAGCGTTTTCGCCTCCTTTGTCGGCGGCCTGATCGGTCTTCTCGGTCTCGTGACCTTCTCGGTGCCCATCGCCAGCGCCGCTCTGGCCTTCGGCCCCACCGAGATGACTGCCATGATGGTTTTCGCCCTTTCGCTGGTGAGCGTCCTTGGCGGTCGCAACCCCATAAAGGGCTTTGTCGCGCTCGCCATCGGGTTCTGGGTGGGCATGATCGGCCTCGATCCCATCGCCGGCCCCATCCGCTTCACCTTCGGATCGATGGAGCTTTTCGACGGCATCGATTTCTCCGTCGTCGCTGTCGGGCTTTTCGGCCTCACCGCCATGTTCACCAGCCTCAACGAGAACGTCACGACCGGTCTCGCCAAGTTCCGGTTTTCGAGCCTGTTCCCCCGCATCAAGGACGCCATCCAGTCCTGGAAGGATCTCCTGCAGGGAGCGGTCACCGGCTTTTTCGTCGGCGTTCTTCCCGGCATCGGCGCGACAGCGGCGACAATGATGGCCTATGCCAGCTCCAAGCGCATGTCCAAGACTCCCGAGAAATACGGCACCGGCATCGTCCAGGGAATCGCCGCGCCGGAATCGGCCAACAACAGCGCGTCCTACGCCTCCATGATCCCGCTCTTCACTCTGGGCATCCCCGGCTCGGCGACCACGGCGGTGATGATGGCAGGCCTCCTCATGCTCGGCCTCCAACCTGGCCCGCTGCTATTCGTCAACAATGGCGATTTCATCTGGGCGGTGTTCGGCAGCTTCTGGATCGGCAACCTGATGCTGGTGTTTCTCACCCTGCTGTTGACCCCGATGCTCGCCGCGCTGCTGTTCATCGCGACCGCCATTCTCTACCCCATCGTCTTTGCCATCGTCGCCTTCGGCGTCTTTGCCATCGACTATTCGATGACGGGGCTCACCATCGCGCTGGTCGCGGCGATCTTCGGGCTGATCCTTATCAAGCTCGACTATCCGCCGGTCCCGCTCGTCCTCGGCCTCATCCTCGGGCCGATGCTCGAGCGCAACATCCGGCGCACGATGATCCAGTCGCAAGGCGACCTTACGGTCTTCATCGAAAGACCCATTGCGCTTGCGCTCTTTATCCTCACCATCCTGGTCATCGCCTTTCCGATCGCGCGCCGGATGATGGGGCGAAAGCCTAACGCATTGCTCGAAGAATCATCGTCATCCTGA
- a CDS encoding ribonuclease activity regulator RraA, with protein sequence MTLDAKAIETLKGVSTATLTTVLLKKGLRNVWIRNAKPIRAGMPRIVGPAFTLRFVPAREDLATPASWGSPISTRAAIEDMPEGAVVVADAMGVSDAGIFGDILCFRMAKKGVAALITDGVMRDAAGVHSTNLPVWCNGVSAPPSVAGLTFVGWQETIGCGGVAVIPGDTIVVDDDGAVVIPQALLEEVLAEAPEQEAMEAWIMTEVDRGVPLPGLYPMNEETKKRYQEFKAKS encoded by the coding sequence ATGACTTTGGATGCCAAAGCGATCGAAACGCTCAAGGGCGTGTCGACGGCAACCCTCACCACGGTGCTGCTCAAAAAGGGCCTGCGCAATGTGTGGATCCGCAACGCCAAGCCGATCCGCGCTGGCATGCCGCGCATTGTCGGCCCGGCCTTCACTTTGCGCTTCGTGCCGGCCCGCGAGGATCTTGCCACGCCCGCAAGCTGGGGTTCGCCCATCTCCACCCGCGCCGCCATTGAGGACATGCCCGAGGGCGCGGTGGTCGTCGCCGATGCCATGGGAGTCTCGGATGCCGGTATCTTCGGCGACATCCTCTGCTTCCGCATGGCCAAGAAGGGCGTCGCCGCGCTCATCACCGATGGCGTGATGCGCGACGCCGCCGGCGTTCATTCCACCAATCTTCCGGTCTGGTGCAACGGCGTTTCCGCGCCGCCGTCGGTGGCGGGCCTCACCTTCGTGGGCTGGCAGGAAACCATCGGTTGCGGCGGCGTCGCCGTCATTCCCGGCGATACGATTGTCGTTGACGACGATGGCGCGGTCGTGATCCCTCAGGCGTTGCTGGAAGAAGTCCTGGCCGAAGCGCCGGAACAGGAAGCCATGGAAGCATGGATCATGACCGAGGTCGATCGCGGGGTGCCGCTGCCGGGGCTCTACCCGATGAACGAGGAAACCAAGAAGCGCTATCAAGAGTTCAAGGCCAAGTCCTGA
- a CDS encoding Ldh family oxidoreductase → MIVHDYQTHEDQAAAIFDAWGMPAERARASARVLSWADLHGIESHGIAMLVEYDERRKSRPINFNPSPKVVKETSISALLDGDGGLGHATATQAMDIAIEKAASGGVGIVSVRNSGHFGALGFFTTRAADRGLIAMAATTVFGVRVPPTGGSQARLGTDPWSFAAPSADGRHFILDMATTTVASGKVRNKIVEGQQMPPGWGFDPSGRPTLDPSQVMNGGFLSPLGGSAESAGYKGYGLAAMVNILSSCLSGSTLITDPMHSRQPYGLDVGHFFLALDPELFRPLDEFKASVSQFSDDLRATPAVDPERPVLVAGDPERAIRARRSVEGIPIGPGLHRRLKEIAEESGARWLFGDEMSRAG, encoded by the coding sequence GTGATCGTTCACGACTATCAGACGCACGAAGATCAGGCAGCCGCGATTTTCGACGCCTGGGGCATGCCGGCCGAGCGCGCACGGGCGTCGGCCCGGGTGCTCTCATGGGCCGACCTGCACGGCATCGAAAGCCACGGCATCGCGATGCTGGTGGAATATGACGAGCGGCGCAAATCGCGGCCGATCAATTTCAATCCCTCTCCCAAGGTCGTCAAGGAAACGTCGATCAGCGCTCTGCTCGATGGCGATGGCGGCTTGGGACATGCGACGGCGACGCAGGCGATGGATATTGCCATCGAAAAGGCCGCGTCCGGGGGCGTCGGTATCGTCTCGGTTCGCAATTCGGGCCATTTCGGCGCGCTGGGCTTTTTCACCACCCGCGCTGCCGATCGTGGCTTGATCGCCATGGCGGCAACCACTGTGTTCGGGGTGAGGGTGCCGCCCACCGGCGGTTCGCAGGCCCGCCTGGGCACCGATCCCTGGTCTTTTGCAGCGCCCAGCGCCGACGGGCGGCATTTCATTCTCGATATGGCGACGACCACCGTGGCTTCGGGCAAGGTGCGCAACAAGATCGTCGAGGGCCAGCAAATGCCTCCCGGCTGGGGTTTCGATCCCTCCGGACGCCCCACGCTCGACCCTTCCCAGGTGATGAATGGCGGTTTCCTTTCCCCCTTGGGCGGCAGCGCCGAAAGCGCGGGCTACAAGGGGTACGGGCTGGCCGCGATGGTCAATATCCTTTCATCCTGCCTGTCGGGCTCGACGCTTATCACCGATCCCATGCATTCGAGGCAACCCTATGGGCTCGATGTGGGCCACTTCTTCCTGGCGCTCGATCCCGAGCTGTTCCGGCCGCTGGACGAGTTCAAGGCGTCCGTCAGCCAGTTCAGCGACGATCTGCGGGCGACACCGGCGGTCGATCCCGAACGGCCCGTGCTGGTTGCCGGCGATCCCGAGCGTGCGATCAGAGCCCGGCGTAGCGTCGAGGGGATACCGATCGGGCCGGGGCTCCATCGCAGGCTCAAGGAGATTGCCGAGGAATCCGGAGCGCGCTGGCTATTTGGCGATGAAATGAGCCGCGCCGGTTAG
- a CDS encoding GntR family transcriptional regulator, producing the protein MHWKIVDSISATETTVRMVTPSVQRVQRAESLASQVYREIERLVLTGQLEPGSRINEYGLAEQLGVSRAPVREATRALVQAGLLAAIPARGVFVREMSHTEIAENYDVRALLTGLMCARAAERRTETAIAELSALIVAMDEAIGRRAIVAYYKANLEFHNLIAQMADHACSSRIYDDLIRETHFLRRSLHAPAQTNEEHGAIVTAIAEGDAERARQLGEEHVNHGKRRWLASLDEQTQEPA; encoded by the coding sequence ATGCATTGGAAAATTGTCGACAGTATATCGGCGACTGAAACGACGGTCCGCATGGTGACGCCATCGGTCCAGCGCGTTCAACGTGCCGAAAGCCTGGCCTCGCAGGTCTATCGCGAGATCGAACGTCTCGTCTTGACCGGTCAGCTCGAACCGGGCAGCCGGATCAATGAATATGGGCTGGCCGAACAGCTCGGCGTCAGCCGCGCTCCGGTGCGAGAGGCCACGAGGGCACTCGTGCAGGCCGGATTGCTGGCCGCGATTCCCGCTCGCGGGGTTTTCGTGCGTGAGATGTCCCACACCGAGATCGCAGAGAACTACGATGTGCGGGCGCTGCTCACGGGGCTGATGTGCGCCCGGGCCGCCGAACGCCGCACCGAAACGGCCATCGCCGAGCTTTCCGCGTTGATCGTGGCCATGGATGAGGCGATCGGCCGCCGCGCCATCGTTGCCTACTACAAGGCCAATCTCGAATTTCACAATCTCATCGCCCAGATGGCGGACCATGCCTGTTCGAGTCGGATCTATGACGATTTGATCCGCGAAACGCACTTCCTGCGTCGCTCGCTGCACGCCCCCGCCCAGACCAATGAGGAGCACGGCGCCATCGTCACGGCTATCGCCGAGGGCGATGCCGAACGCGCGCGGCAGCTCGGCGAAGAGCACGTCAATCACGGCAAGCGGCGCTGGCTCGCTTCGCTCGATGAACAAACACAAGAACCCGCATAG
- a CDS encoding LysR family transcriptional regulator: METRFLETFVLVAELGSLAEASRRLGITPVAVAQRMQALEEEVGAQLLIRAGRRVKPTQAGHAILEKGREILVDIRSLSSLAQLDNVAGDIRLGAISTALTGILPEALRSMSTTAPAVNAFLLPGTSNDLYRALLDGKIDAALLVEPPFEIAKSLRWKTLRKEPLVVLCRPEHARADPLALLRSEPFIRYDRNNWGGRLPDQYLRDVEIKPNERFELDSLDAIAVMVRSGLGVSLIPDWSTPWDEASSLIRLPVPAPRPVRAIGLLWPQSSPAGRLIDVVLDAIESIPAPVENK; encoded by the coding sequence ATGGAAACACGGTTTCTTGAAACATTCGTCCTGGTGGCCGAACTGGGCTCGCTGGCCGAGGCGTCGCGCCGGCTGGGCATAACGCCGGTCGCGGTCGCGCAACGCATGCAGGCGCTCGAGGAGGAGGTGGGGGCGCAATTGCTGATCCGCGCCGGTCGCCGCGTCAAACCCACCCAGGCAGGTCATGCCATCCTCGAAAAGGGCCGCGAAATCCTTGTCGATATCCGCTCGCTGTCGAGCCTTGCCCAGCTCGACAATGTTGCCGGCGACATTCGGCTCGGTGCCATTTCCACTGCGCTGACGGGGATTCTGCCCGAAGCTTTGCGGTCGATGAGCACGACGGCCCCCGCCGTCAACGCCTTCCTGCTCCCCGGAACCTCCAACGATCTCTACCGCGCCCTGCTCGACGGCAAGATCGATGCGGCGCTGCTTGTCGAGCCACCTTTCGAAATCGCCAAATCCTTGCGCTGGAAGACGTTGCGTAAAGAACCCCTTGTTGTCCTGTGCCGGCCCGAGCACGCCAGGGCCGACCCGCTGGCGCTCCTGCGATCGGAGCCCTTCATCCGCTACGACCGCAACAATTGGGGCGGGCGGCTGCCCGACCAGTATCTGCGCGACGTCGAGATCAAGCCCAATGAGCGTTTCGAACTCGATTCCCTCGACGCCATCGCGGTAATGGTCCGCTCGGGGCTCGGCGTCTCCCTCATTCCCGATTGGTCGACACCCTGGGACGAGGCAAGCTCGCTCATCCGTCTGCCTGTGCCCGCGCCGCGTCCGGTGCGCGCCATCGGCTTGCTTTGGCCGCAAAGCTCTCCCGCCGGTCGCCTCATCGATGTGGTTCTCGATGCCATCGAGTCCATCCCGGCGCCGGTCGAGAACAAATAA
- the lhgO gene encoding L-2-hydroxyglutarate oxidase, producing MNYTYCVIGGGIVGLATALELTERDPGARILVLEKERAVATHQTGHNSGVIHAGIYYQPGSLKAGLCRAGAEATKAFCRDNSIPFETCGKLLVATNPLELERLAGLENRARDNDISFETVSAVRLRGLEPNIAGLGALLVHATGIVDYRKVCEVMAAKLAERGAEIRLGTQVTAITEEGQSVHIRTQDGGTVTAEMLVGCAGLQSDRIARLAGMDVRHRIVPFRGEYYTLPRAKSNIVKHLIYPVPDPDLPFLGIHLTRTIDGRVTVGPNAVLGFSREGYKKGSTNLSDVASLVSHPGFWRMARNNLKSGISEFRNSLLRRHYLEECRKYCPSLTLDDLGEPGAGIRAQAILDDGTLVHDFLFLQSQRMLHVCNAPSPAATSAMPIASMIVDRLVGAREGEGHGNTVS from the coding sequence ATGAACTATACCTATTGCGTCATCGGTGGCGGTATCGTCGGTCTCGCGACGGCTTTGGAATTGACCGAGCGCGATCCTGGCGCGCGCATCCTTGTGCTGGAAAAGGAGCGGGCCGTCGCCACCCATCAGACCGGGCACAATTCCGGCGTCATCCACGCTGGCATCTACTACCAGCCTGGTTCGCTCAAGGCCGGTCTCTGCCGCGCCGGCGCGGAGGCCACCAAGGCCTTCTGCCGCGACAATTCCATCCCGTTCGAAACCTGCGGCAAGCTGTTGGTCGCCACCAATCCGCTCGAACTCGAACGCCTGGCCGGCCTCGAAAATCGCGCGCGCGACAATGACATCTCCTTCGAAACCGTCTCCGCCGTGCGCCTGCGCGGGCTCGAGCCCAATATCGCCGGCCTCGGCGCCTTGCTGGTCCACGCGACCGGCATCGTCGATTATCGCAAGGTATGCGAGGTGATGGCGGCGAAGCTGGCCGAGCGCGGAGCGGAAATCAGGCTCGGCACCCAGGTCACGGCCATCACCGAAGAGGGCCAATCCGTCCACATCCGCACCCAGGACGGCGGCACCGTCACGGCCGAAATGCTTGTTGGTTGCGCCGGTCTGCAATCGGATAGGATCGCCCGGCTCGCCGGCATGGATGTGCGGCACCGCATCGTTCCGTTCCGTGGCGAATATTACACCCTGCCGCGCGCCAAATCGAACATTGTCAAGCACCTGATCTACCCGGTGCCGGACCCGGACCTGCCGTTCCTCGGCATACATCTCACCCGCACCATCGATGGCCGCGTCACCGTCGGGCCCAATGCCGTGCTAGGCTTTTCCCGCGAAGGCTACAAAAAGGGCAGCACCAATCTTTCCGATGTCGCCTCTCTGGTCAGCCATCCAGGCTTCTGGCGCATGGCGCGCAACAACCTCAAATCCGGGATCAGCGAATTCCGCAATTCGCTCCTGCGCCGCCACTATCTCGAGGAATGCCGAAAATACTGCCCCAGCCTCACGCTTGACGATCTGGGCGAGCCCGGTGCCGGTATCCGGGCCCAGGCGATCCTCGATGACGGAACGCTGGTTCACGATTTCCTCTTTCTGCAATCGCAGCGTATGCTCCATGTCTGCAACGCTCCCTCGCCAGCCGCCACCTCGGCAATGCCGATCGCCAGCATGATCGTCGACCGGCTGGTCGGGGCGCGCGAAGGTGAGGGGCATGGAAACACGGTTTCTTGA
- a CDS encoding mandelate racemase/muconate lactonizing enzyme family protein — protein sequence MKIANITTSLHRHEIDLPGIGESIETRMFVFVEIELEDGRKGMGVTGSFLPWATMPCIREHIFPLIKGMDVRHTEAIHSKVWKQLNNRSYTGVIVNALSAIDIACWDLRGKDANQSISELLGGYSREAYTYATFGYPFFDEQQIADYAKKFLADGHTMLKMVVGGEPTRTWKDDVRRVQAARDAIGPDVDLMIDANCWFNPHDAFMLAKALEDCNLKWFEEPIQQNDARALADLRSRVQVPIAAGQMEGWRWRFRELVIHHAVDVLQPNVLYNGGYTEALKAAHLAQAFNLPMANGGGWPIFNMHILAGVMNGGPVEFHYGMWMTGKHFFEGTPDPVNGKMTIPDRPGLGFTPKYDALRDAEVKNPEDSRLKGRDAHGYLLREAIEAQKSA from the coding sequence TTGAAGATCGCCAATATAACGACGAGCCTGCACCGGCACGAGATCGACCTTCCCGGCATCGGGGAATCCATCGAAACCCGCATGTTCGTCTTCGTCGAGATCGAACTGGAAGACGGGCGCAAGGGGATGGGCGTCACCGGATCGTTCCTGCCCTGGGCCACCATGCCCTGCATCCGCGAGCACATCTTCCCGCTGATCAAGGGCATGGATGTGCGCCACACCGAAGCGATCCACTCCAAGGTCTGGAAGCAGCTCAACAACCGCTCCTATACCGGCGTTATCGTCAACGCCCTCTCGGCGATCGACATCGCCTGCTGGGACTTGCGCGGCAAGGACGCCAACCAGTCGATTTCCGAACTGCTCGGCGGTTATTCGCGCGAAGCCTACACCTACGCCACCTTCGGCTATCCCTTCTTCGACGAGCAGCAGATCGCCGACTACGCCAAGAAGTTCCTGGCCGATGGCCACACCATGCTCAAGATGGTTGTGGGGGGAGAGCCCACCCGCACCTGGAAGGACGACGTGCGCCGCGTCCAGGCCGCCCGCGATGCCATCGGTCCCGATGTGGACCTGATGATCGACGCCAATTGCTGGTTCAACCCGCATGACGCCTTCATGCTTGCCAAGGCGCTCGAGGATTGTAACCTCAAATGGTTCGAAGAGCCCATCCAGCAAAACGACGCCCGCGCGCTTGCCGACCTGCGCTCCCGAGTGCAGGTGCCCATCGCGGCTGGTCAGATGGAAGGCTGGCGCTGGCGCTTCCGCGAGCTGGTGATCCACCATGCCGTGGACGTGCTCCAACCCAACGTCCTCTACAATGGCGGTTACACCGAGGCACTCAAGGCGGCACACCTGGCCCAGGCCTTCAACCTGCCCATGGCCAATGGCGGCGGCTGGCCCATCTTCAACATGCACATTCTGGCCGGCGTCATGAACGGCGGCCCCGTCGAATTCCACTACGGCATGTGGATGACCGGCAAGCACTTCTTCGAAGGCACGCCCGATCCGGTCAACGGCAAGATGACCATTCCCGACCGTCCGGGCCTCGGCTTCACGCCGAAATACGATGCGCTTCGGGATGCAGAGGTCAAAAACCCTGAGGACAGCCGGCTCAAGGGTCGCGACGCGCACGGTTATCTGCTGCGCGAGGCTATCGAGGCGCAAAAGAGCGCCTGA
- a CDS encoding tripartite tricarboxylate transporter substrate binding protein — MTIFSSRHRLAAAALVAFGALSGSVAAQEYPERDIQMIIPFGVGGGSDTLARTIASVIDEMDLLPVQILPENRPGGSGAVGYGSVAQEEGNPYVLATVSVSFFTTPLLGASPVSYEDFTPLAAISYSPYILAVPADSPYQTFEDLAGAERLTTSTVGVVSDAALLADMVSDALGIQIDAVPFDGEGEALAAILGGHVDMVFMNPSELMAQTEAGALRPLAVSSAERVAAFPDVPTFTELGHDIEHVQLRGLVMPGGVSEDVVAYWEGILEQVATSDEWREQYIERYHDMPAFLSSEEFSALIEQTHQRYEAIMTELGII, encoded by the coding sequence ATGACGATCTTTAGCAGTCGCCACCGCCTTGCCGCGGCAGCTCTCGTGGCCTTCGGTGCTTTGAGCGGCTCTGTTGCCGCCCAGGAATATCCGGAGCGCGATATCCAGATGATCATCCCCTTCGGTGTGGGCGGCGGCAGCGACACGCTGGCCCGCACCATCGCGAGTGTCATTGATGAAATGGATCTGCTGCCTGTCCAGATTCTTCCCGAAAACCGCCCGGGCGGCTCGGGCGCCGTCGGTTACGGCTCGGTGGCCCAGGAAGAGGGCAATCCTTATGTCCTGGCCACAGTGAGCGTGAGTTTTTTCACCACGCCGCTGCTGGGCGCTTCGCCAGTGAGCTATGAGGACTTCACTCCGCTCGCTGCTATTTCCTATTCGCCGTACATCCTCGCGGTTCCAGCAGATTCCCCCTACCAGACCTTCGAGGATCTCGCCGGAGCCGAACGGCTGACCACAAGCACGGTGGGTGTGGTCTCCGATGCCGCCCTACTGGCAGACATGGTGTCGGATGCGTTGGGCATTCAGATCGACGCCGTCCCCTTCGATGGAGAAGGCGAAGCCCTTGCCGCGATCCTGGGCGGCCATGTGGATATGGTCTTCATGAACCCGAGTGAACTCATGGCACAGACCGAAGCCGGAGCCCTGCGTCCGCTCGCCGTCAGCTCCGCCGAGCGCGTTGCGGCCTTCCCGGACGTTCCCACGTTCACAGAGCTTGGCCATGACATCGAGCACGTACAGCTCCGCGGTCTTGTCATGCCCGGCGGTGTCAGCGAGGACGTCGTCGCCTACTGGGAGGGCATCCTCGAACAGGTGGCCACCAGCGATGAATGGCGCGAGCAATATATCGAGCGCTACCACGATATGCCCGCCTTCCTTAGCTCGGAGGAATTCTCGGCCCTGATCGAGCAGACCCATCAGCGCTACGAGGCGATCATGACCGAACTCGGCATCATCTGA
- a CDS encoding tripartite tricarboxylate transporter TctB family protein, whose protein sequence is MSITRVDQLFAIFLVAFGCYIVWSGFDYGYMNGTTPGAGFFPVLIGSAIAVLSVVNLVRSLRGSEQLSGGLAKRDIVKIALLCAATALLIVATPYLGLTLSVIIFMLAAAFIIRPSLEPSFLVRLVPVAVLFPLLLRVAFGMWLRIPLPTGPFGL, encoded by the coding sequence ATGTCCATCACACGTGTCGACCAGCTCTTCGCCATCTTCCTCGTCGCGTTCGGCTGCTACATCGTCTGGTCCGGGTTTGACTACGGCTACATGAACGGAACGACGCCTGGAGCGGGTTTCTTCCCGGTGCTGATCGGGAGCGCCATCGCCGTCCTGAGCGTCGTGAACCTGGTGCGCAGCCTGCGCGGCAGCGAGCAGCTCTCGGGCGGCCTTGCAAAACGGGACATTGTCAAGATTGCGCTGCTCTGTGCGGCAACGGCTCTGCTGATCGTTGCCACGCCATATCTCGGCCTCACCCTGTCGGTGATCATCTTCATGCTGGCTGCCGCCTTCATCATCAGGCCCAGCCTAGAGCCGAGCTTTCTTGTCCGCCTCGTTCCCGTAGCGGTCCTGTTCCCGCTTCTGCTGCGCGTGGCCTTCGGCATGTGGCTGCGCATTCCGCTGCCGACCGGCCCGTTCGGTCTTTAG
- a CDS encoding SDR family oxidoreductase: MDLGIADKTALVFGAGGGLGGAIARTLAAEGAKIAVADINADAAQATVDAIAGAGGKAKAWVWDLADLSVIGDNIAAIEADLGPVDILVNNTGGPPPTPAAGQAPEDWEKHFRSMVVSVIAITDAVLPGMRERKWGRIVTSTSSGVVAPIPNLGISNALRLSLVGWSKTLAREVGRDGITSNIVLPGRIATGRIKFLDEQKAKREGRAVEDVSAESTGSIPLGRYGDPAEYGDVVTFLASQRASYLTGSVIRVDGGLIPSI, translated from the coding sequence ATGGATCTAGGAATTGCAGACAAAACCGCCCTGGTGTTCGGCGCTGGCGGCGGGCTTGGCGGCGCCATCGCGCGAACGCTTGCAGCCGAGGGCGCCAAAATTGCCGTGGCCGATATCAATGCCGATGCAGCACAGGCGACGGTCGATGCCATTGCCGGAGCGGGAGGCAAGGCAAAGGCCTGGGTTTGGGATTTGGCCGATCTCTCGGTGATCGGCGACAATATTGCTGCCATCGAAGCCGATCTTGGCCCGGTCGATATCCTCGTCAACAACACCGGCGGGCCCCCGCCGACACCTGCCGCGGGGCAGGCGCCCGAGGATTGGGAAAAGCATTTCCGCTCCATGGTTGTCTCGGTGATCGCCATCACCGATGCTGTTCTTCCCGGCATGCGCGAGCGCAAATGGGGCCGCATCGTCACCTCGACCTCGTCCGGCGTCGTCGCTCCGATCCCCAATCTGGGTATCTCGAACGCCCTGCGCCTGTCGCTCGTCGGCTGGTCCAAGACTCTGGCCCGCGAAGTCGGGCGCGACGGCATCACCTCCAATATCGTGCTCCCCGGCCGCATCGCGACCGGCCGCATCAAGTTCCTCGACGAACAGAAGGCCAAGCGCGAGGGCAGGGCGGTCGAGGACGTCTCCGCCGAAAGCACCGGCTCGATCCCACTGGGCCGATATGGCGATCCGGCTGAGTATGGAGACGTGGTCACCTTCCTCGCCAGCCAGCGCGCTTCCTATCTCACCGGCTCGGTCATCCGCGTGGATGGCGGATTGATTCCCAGCATCTAG